The following proteins come from a genomic window of Montipora foliosa isolate CH-2021 chromosome 2, ASM3666993v2, whole genome shotgun sequence:
- the LOC137992981 gene encoding adenosine 5'-monophosphoramidase HINT1-like — protein MAAKGNSVFARIIRRELPATFLHEDDQCIAIEDINPQAPVHFLVIPKKEIRTMKETTDDDEQLLGRCMIVAKKVAAQKGLDENGYRVVINNGQHGCQSVYHIHLHVMGGRQMKLSLG, from the exons ATGGCCGCAAAGGGAAACTCCGTGTTTGCAAGGATTATTCGGCGAGAACTGCCAGCTACATTTCTGCACGAAGATGACCAG TGCATTGCCATTGAAGACATCAACCCGCAAGCCCCAGTTCACTTCTTGGTGATTCCTAAGAAGGAGATTCGAACGATGAAGGAAACTACAGATGACGATGAGCAA ctTCTCGGTCGCTGTATGATTGTTGCCAAAAAGGTTGCAGCACAGAAGGGTCTTGATGAAAATGGCTACCGCGTTGTTATCAATAACGGACAGCACGGCTGCCAATCAGTTTATCACATTCATCTCCATGTCATGGGAGGACGGCAGATGAAGCTTTCTCTTGGATGA
- the LOC137992982 gene encoding adenosine 5'-monophosphoramidase HINT1-like: MAEGDSIFSKIIRREIPSEFLHEDDQCIAIKDINPQAPVHFLVIPRKPIPQLSKADDSDQQLLGHLLIIARKVAAEQNLTKGYRVVINDGKEGGQEVFHLHIHVLGGRQMSWPPG, translated from the exons ATGGCGGAAGGGGACAgtattttctccaaaataattCGTCGGGAGATTCCATCAGAATTTCTCCACGAGGATGATCAA TGCATTGCCATTAAAGACATCAACCCCCAGGCACCCGTCCATTTTCTGGTCATTCCAAGGAAGCCAATCCCTCAGCTTTCCAAGGCAGATGATTCGGATCAACAA CTCTTGGGTCACCTCCTTATAATTGCTAGGAAAGTTGCAGCTGAACAAAACCTAACCAAGGGGTATCGCGTAGTAATCAATGATGGAAAAGAAGGAGGCCAAGAGGTCTTCCACCTACATATTCATGTTCTCGGAGGACGCCAGATGTCCTGGCCACCTGGCTAG